ACAGAGTTAAAGGGTTGGAGTGAGGGGGATCCCCAAAAGGTCCTGTTGGTGCTGTAGTGTAGGGATGTGGCTGGTCCTAAGGGAGCAACTGGGTCttgctggaggggctgcagtGGGATTGGGGtgtgctgggagccaggctgctCTCTGTCAGCCTCTGTGGATCCCGCAGCAGCTCCGTTCTGCAGGACCACAGGCAACAGCACTGAACCCTGTGCATTCGGCACGCAGCGTTGCAGCAGCTTATCCCTGCCCAGCAAAGGCAGTatgtttctgcagaaagcaaaatacaggaGCAACGAGTGGTACTGGAAGTCCCCACAGCTGTAGGAGGCTCTTCTGTGGGCTGGGGCTACTTACTGCCTTAGGGGGGCTACCAGGGGAAGGCACAGGGGCTGGTGACACTGCATCCTGCTCACAGAGCTGTTGGTCCCAGCATTCAAAATGAGACAGTCCTCTCATAAATCGGGTCTTAGGTAGTCTATTTGGGCAGGAGAGCAGAACTGATCTGCCTTTGGCATTTGAGATGCGTGTTTCTTTCTGTCCTGGAAAACTATGAATGGCGAGGAGAAGGCATTTTGGTGTGCAAACTGGGGCTGCTGCATCACCCAATGATCTCAGTAGCAGGTTTAAGGAAAACTGAGTGGAACAAGGCTTCTGAGGAaactgcagctgccagcaacACAGAAGAACTTTTCTCTGAGGCTTTGGCTGCAATTCTTCCATCTGCCGTGTCCCTGGAGAGCGAGGAGCTGTGCACTCCTGGCCCTGGCTCTCTTCTACCTTGGACAAATGCACCTGCAGCCTTCCTGTGCAGAGTTCTGCTTCATCCTACACGCTATTTAGGAGCACCATCACTGAAAACTGCCCTAGTGCACCCCTGAGGCAGCCGCAAGGCAGCGATGGCTGAGTTAACGTTTGCCAGGCCCTCTGAGGGCACCGGGGATGTGACCTCCACAGCCTTTTCGGGCAGTTTCTGCTCTGGACTGTGTTAGGCTGCGATTAAGAGGGAAGCTGACAGCAGGGACTGGTTGGTATTGGAATGGTGAGGGCTCTAACAGGCTTGGGATGGTACATGTGATCTCCCAGCTGGTATCCACAAAGGCTGTTTCAGCAGATACACGAGGCTAATGCCAAAAAGACTTACACACAAGCCCTGactgatctgaaaaaaaaggacTGCCAGTGCTGGCTTTATGGGAGTTAAGAGGTACTGAGGGTTGCTCTGGCAATAAGGCTGGGTCGTCTTTTCCAGTGAATTGTCTGGCCCGACATGTCCACGTAGCCCCAGATAAAGTGGCCTTAATCTGGGAGAAGGATGAACCGGGAGAGGAGGTGCGGGTCACGTACAGGTCAGTACTTACCTCTGAGCATATGAGAGATGTATCGCAGAGTGTATGACCGCTGACAGGGTGATCTGCTGGCATGTGGCATGTGAAGGGATGCAGCATCCCTTTGCATAGATAGAGGAACAGTATGGTGGCTGTTGGCTTGCCTGTGCTGATCTGAGACTTCAGCCTGGCAGGGTAGTGTGACACCCCAGTTGTATGGGCTGATAAATGTGCAGACTGTCAACTGTCAATGGGAAAGTCAGCCTCGTGGGCTTGCTGAGCCAGAGGAATTGCCCGTGGCCTTTGCTGGCCCTATAGCTTGCTCCTCGTGCTGGCCAGTGAGAATGTCAGGCTCTGTACAGAGGTCACTCcgatttatttcatttccataaATAACAGCCCACATCAGTGACTGTCTTCTCCTTCCCACTGACATTTTACAGCTCTCCCGTGGACTTCCAGCGTGGGGGTTAGAGTGCGTAGGGCTGTAAGCTCTGTACCTGTGACTGAGGCCCCCCCATCTTTACACACGTAGATAAGAATTGCAAGAAAGTCTCTAACCGTGCCATTGTTTCTTTGGGCAGGGAACAGCTGGAGATGATGTGCTGCCTGGGAAACGCTTTGAAACTGCAAGGGGTGAAACTGGGTGACAGGGTGACAATCTACATGCCCCCATGCCCGCTGGCAGTGGCTAGCATGCGGGGCTGTGCACGCTGTGGTGTTCACCGCGTTCAGTGCAGAATCCCTGGCAAACAGGATCTGGGATGGTAAGAGCCAGTGGGTACCAGGGACATGTGTTTCCCTTAGGGGAtggtgcagagctggctggtTTGGAAGCTGGGTGGCTCAGGGTTGTGCTGATGGCAAGGTTTTCTGAGTCAGACTCCCTGGGCTAACTAGGGGTGTCCTGCCATGATGTATGGCATTGGAGCAGGGATTAGCACCCAGGAAATGGCACGGGCTTGCTAAATATCTTCCAGCCCATGGGATGGACTGGTTCTCCCCTTCATCCAAGGGACTGAAGGGCTGGGATACAGTGTCTCCTCTGAGGGGATTCAATACAAGCAGGAATGAATAGGAAACGATGATGTcaagctgctggttttgctaaGTGGAGGACATGAGTGACAGGGGGAGACGTGCAGCGTCATGGTAGAGCCAAACTGCTGTGTGACTGATggagaggggcagagctgctcatgtggctcttctgccttctgcagcccAGTCAGAGACAGTGATCACAGTGAACCAGGGGCTGAGAGGTGGCAAGGTTATTGAGCTAAAGACGACCAGGCTGTGAAGCAGTGCCCAGAAGTGAAATGGGTTCTGGTTTCCATGAAGACTGACAGCAAGGTTCCCATGACAGCCTTGGATGAGCTGCTGGAGGTGAGAGGCTACCTGGAGCTACTGTCTCTTCCCCTGAGCAACGTGCCCActctgggagcagggacagggatTGGAGAGCTGGTCCTGGCTGCCAAGACGGTTCTGCCGGTGTTGACACAATGTGGGTACATTGTCCTGtagcagctggagctgcacaTGAGTTCAGGACAATCCCAGGAGCCACCGGGATGGAGGCTAGGAACACCCCAGACATGGGATGACACGTTATGAACCCAGCCTGGGACTGCCACCACACTGtcacacacagctctgctggtggACCTGGCACCCTCCGAGTGCCACTGGGAGCTTGTGCCCAAGGAAGCAGGCAGTGAGACTCCTTGCGTGCCCACTACTTGTGGCACACAGATggccaggctgccagcacagagcactgTTTCTGAAGAGGTGAGCCCCTGCTGTGCATTTCTGCTAGCTCCCTGGAGCTGCCCAGAGGtctccctgccctctgctcaTCCCATCTGCAAGCAATTAGTGCTAGAAAAGCTTCCTGGAAGACTACTGTTCTGGGCAGAGCAATGGCAGAGTAAAAATAGCTACCTCTTAATCAGCAGGTCTGCTCTGGCTGAGGAAAGCATTTGCCAGCTCAGCAAGGTGAAAGAGAGCTCAGGCTGGGGAGCCAGGGTTGTGGAGGTGCAGAGGTggggaggatgctgggggggagcagggggccACAGGTGCTTGGGGGAAGAAATGTGCTGGTGGGTGTAGAACAACACAGGGATGCCTGATAGGGTTGATGCTCTGAGTGAatcccaaagcagcagctgtgcatgttaaggaggagcagctgtgggacCTGGTGGAGCAACCTGAAGGTGCAGAACAGGGTCTAAAAGCTGCAAGTGTAAAGcagccaggggcagggcagggggaagacTTGTGTTTGCAGACACTTGCTgaggcaagaaggaaaaaaggcagaggcCATCTGAGGCCCTTCCTTGTCTCTCAGCTTTACTGTGGGCTGCAGTAGCCAAGCCAGGTCAAGGCAGCTCCCAGGTGGCAGCCAGCCTGCTGAAAGCACTGCACCACACCCCAGCCCGTTCTTTTCCAGAATCACCACGTGGCAGTGGCAGACTCTGCTGTCATCGGCTACCCACATGAGATAAAGGGAGAAGGTAAGATGCTTGCTTTCCTGCCCCTGAAATGTCGCTTGGGGCTATTGCACCGCAGTACGTGGCAGTGTCACACCAACCCCTGGTAGCAACGCTGTGCCAACGCTGTACAGCGTGCTAGTGGGGATCTCGGCACAGTCATCGCAACCTATGTGAGACCAACTGGGCTTTGCATAAGGCGGCGGAGCAGCACTATGGCCAAAAGCACTTACAGCTCAGGCTGCAGAGCATCCCCTGAGGCCACCAGCAGAGAGGGACGGCTCCTGGCACTAGATCCAGGCAGGCTCTCAGGAGTGTGCTGTGCACTGTGCTCAGTAACCTGGTGGTCCTTCTGCCAGGAGCCTACGTGTTGTGCTGAAGGACAGTGGCTACACACAGGAGACTCTTGATGCTGAGCTACGGGAGTTGATCTCGAAGATCGCCAAGTACGTAGCTCTGGAGGATGTTCAGGTAACATGTGCAGACTGGTCCAACAGCCACCCTGGCAGTCTGGCCAACCCCTCTCCATCAGCCTTAGCTCTGCTCCTCCCCATCACAGGTCACACACTGGCTGCCCAAAACTCGCTCAGGGAAGGCTATGCGTTGGATGCTAAGGAAAATTGTGGAAGGCAAAGCCAGTGAGCTTGGGGATTTAACCAGGCTGGAAAACCATGACACTGGGCAGCAGATCAGAGGGGCAAGAAAAGCCGCTAGCTTGGCTCTGCCAGCTACCACCTCTGGTTCCTccactgcagaagcagagccGTGTCCAGAAATGTCACTAAGCAACTGGTGGTCAGTAAGCGCTGGGAGGCTGCACTTCCACTGCAGTCTCAGGAACTTTCTGCAACACAGAGACCCTCAAAAGCTCTGACTTCACATATTTAtgggaggcaggggagagaaCATGACTCATCATAGGCAGAACAGTAAGGGGAGGCGAGCTCTGTTTCCTCCTCtaaaagcagggggaaaaaatccctcCTTGGCATTCcctgtgctttgcagcagctgtgaagatagcagcagggcaggatgccTGGCCCTGGATAGGTGTATTACTCCTagtcctgctctgctcttcaaCAATACTCTAGTCTAGGACCATTGCCAATATACAAGCATCTCCTCCAAAGCAAAccccagaagaaaaagatgctgcTATCTGGTTAACAAATACAGACTTTTCTCCATGAAAATCAATGGAAAACAGGCCCTGGATTTTAATACAAAAGTGTTCCCTTGACCAGTAACCTTGTGTCGTAAGGACAGCAGAAACGTGCCCCTTTGTGTCAGCATTCTCTTTCCCTTACTGTGCATGGGGAACACAACCCTCAACAGAGCCACAGGTACGGAAGtctgttctgcagagctgtgcaccAAAGACACAGAGGTTCCCAGCAAGGCATAGAGGGCAGAACAGGAGGCTGCATCCTAGCCTCACACCACTGCATCCTGGACAAGTGGAGGTTCCTCTGGTCATTGCCTCTACCAGCCCCACAAGACAGCATCTTCTCTTTGGGCAGCCTAGCATCTCAGCTCTTCCCCCCATGAGAGGCTGGGAGAAGGGTGGCATAGATGCACCTGCTCCTAGCAGAACCCCACACCATGAGTTCAGACTTGACTCTTGTCCACCAGCAAAATCCAGAACCAGTCTTGTGCTGGGTAAATCCCTTGTCgacagctgctggctcagcagctCCATGCCTGCTGTTCAGAGCTCTCCCATGCATGTGCAGGTTCTGCTGGATGAGGGcatggtttttttcagcatctgtcCCCAGCTGGGAGCCGCTTCATCTTCTCACATTGAGTGAGCTCCCATCTTCCCTCCCCATGAAGTTTCAAAATCCAGGTGTGGAACTGCAATTCAATAACACAACAACTAAGGGATGTCTCTACAGGGGCATGCCCTCTCACAGTAAGGCTCTCCAGCCTCAGACACTCCCCTCTGCTTGCCAGGGACCCTCTCTACCTCCGCCGTCTTGCTATCAACAGGGAGGTGTGGAGCGCTGTCTCCCCATCTCACCTTTTCCAGGCTGGGCCTGTGTCCCACACTGATCAGCGTCATGCCCAGCTGAAGGCACACATGGTACAGTTCATGCTCCACCTCTTCTGTCAGAGCGCTGGTGGCTTCATCTAGCACTGAGAGAAAAGTTGTAAGCGCCACAAGCCTTATGTCCCCTTAGGCAAAAGAGCAGCAACTGCCCAGAACATTTCACATATTAACTGGAGCTCACTAGCAGCATCTGCAGAAGGGAAGTGAGAAGCCCAAGGACTCCGATTTTCTTCTGGCGCAGCTGGTGTCAGTCAACTTGGCAAGCTGCCCTTCCCCCACATGCCCTCGAATCCACCCAAACAGCACCACTCACCTCATTCCCCTCCCTCAAGAGCTGCCAGTCGCTGCCTCATGCCCACTGTTGTGAAAGCCAAGACAAACTTCTCAAGGCAGGCTGTGTGCCAGAGCgtcaggctgagcagcagcctgtgcacCCCTCCAGCCCAGACGCCACCTGGAGCATCCAGGACAGACTGAAGCACCTTCCTGTCAGTTAAGGTTAAATACTGCCGATAAATTCAATTTGGTTTACATCACCTCTACAGCTTTTAGCTTTTAGCCCACAGGTTCCTTCTGCCCAGACAGCACCGAGCTGCGCTGCAGGCTTCAGGGGAAGAGAGGTACTTACACGTGATTACTTGCTACCAGCACTGGCTCTGTTCACCCACACCCACCCTGGCTCTCATGGTAAGTCCTCCAACAGTCACTAGCAGCCTAGGTGTGCAAAGGAATTAGCCTCATCTGCTAACGGGAGCTGCTTCTGTGATCTCTCGGGACCGTTTCTCCCACCgctcctttcttcttttgctgtgtAACAACTAAATTTCCCACATTGCTTCTACAACTCTAGAGAGGCTTGTGAGCTTCTGATATGGCAGCTGATGCCATGCTCCCTAGCATGCACACTTCTTCATGTGGCAACTGGCGAGCATGCTGAGAGGGGGCTTCTTCAGATGCCATCTGACCTGGACCAAGACCATTAATCATTAGTTCCCTCAGAAGAGAATGTCTTATCCACAGCCTCTTCTTCTACCACCCTCCACACAGATAATGAAATTTCACCCCCGAATCCTCTGTGTGTTATGCTGCTGAAATAACGGCCCCGACAAAGCACGTTCCTAGCAAAGGAGGGATGTCACAAGCTGTCTCTGTACCAGCTTCTTTTTACACCAAAGCCTTTACACCAAAGGCCCtgcctcttcccctgctccttgTTCAGCCGCTCACTCACCCGCATATTTTGGCTGGAGGTAGAAGAGCCGTGCAAACGAGAGCCTCTGCATCTCCCCTGGGGACAGGATGTCATACCTGCAGCAGGGTCAAGATTCACAATCCCCCTCAACAAAAAGAACTCATTTGCTGAAGAGTTTATGGCTGCTGATATCTGAGACCCCAGCAAGCAACTGTCCTTGTGTGTCCCCTGTGCCCCGCTCCACACTGGGACTGGCTCTGCACCCTTGTACACAGTCAGCTGCCTGAAGAGCAGCATGGTTGGTGATTGTTGATGCCTGGGGGATGAAGACCTTGACCCTGTATACTGCCTACCTCCCACAGGACAGAGCTGAACATGCATGTTCCTAAGTCCAGCAGCAACATGCCTCTGCTTAGAAGTGTTCCACACCCAAAGGGATCACCCAAATTCATACGAATGCTGAGCTCCCTTACCAGTTCCAGTCCACCTGCTCATCCAGTCCTCCGGCCCTCGCCAGCAAATCAGTCTGCAGAGAGGACAGCAGACTTGTGAACACAGCCCCAACCCTGTCAGAGCACGGCCCGGAGCATAACCGCCCCCTTCATGCCACTCTTTCTTTTACCGCTTGAGCTGAAGTTGCTCTGTatccctcctcctctgcctgtccCACGGACAGTCCTGTCCCAGCTGCAGACAACGTCCCCACATGTGTCCAGCACATTGTCACACTGCGCTGCCACAAATCCTCATTCCTCCATCCCTCACTGGCACCGCCAggaaagaaggcagcagcactACCAGGGACTCACCagtccagccagctccaggaaTCGCACAATTCTCTCGTCATCTGCAGACCCTAGGGGAGAAAGCAGTACAGCTTAAGCAGAGGCAACGTACGCTGAGGCCACAGCTGCAAGGAGGAGTCGgcggggcaggagggaaggactGGAGATCTCCTGAGGTTCAGCGTAGCGGACTCAACCACTGAACTGTATCAGGTCCTGAGCTTTGGCACAGAGAGCTCCCAAAGACTGACCTTCCCTAAAAATGTTAACCGTGCCGGTGAGCAGCATGCCAGGAGGTGGCTGGGCTCCACAGATACACCTGAGATTTGGCCCAGTCCAAGGTCACAGATGGACACAGCCAGAACACAAGGATTCAGGCTTCAGTTGGCAAGGCCCTGCCCACCAGCTGCTCTCTTACGGCTGGCTGACTGCCCGCTGTAGGCTGCAGGTGGTGGAGTCATGGGACCAGGGCTCGGGTAACAGCCAGCAAAAGGATCCTAcgtggaaagggaaaaaactcAGGATGGACCAGCTGTGGAACAGAACATACACTTGAGCTGGTACAGCCAGCAGCTACGGAAGCTGAGCAGAAGGGCTGTGCATCTGTCATGGACCTCTCTGAAGCTGTGGAAGAGCCACAACAGTAGCCGATAGCTGCAGTTGCTCTCCACAAGACTGTGACTGCCAAGTATTTGAAAGCGGCACGCAACACTGCTTCACTCAAGACAGAGACTTAAACCTGGACATCTGCAAACTGTAGCAGACCATGTGTGGTCTGGCTTGGGaagagggcaggggggagacAGGATCCATGTAGTCTGACCTCAACAGCATGCAAGGCCCTGGGACATCATTTGAAAATGAGGAACAGTGAAAGATGGAGGTAGATGGAAAATGAGATGGAGGCAAACATGGCTTGCCCAAAGGCAGGTTGTACCAGACAGATCAGATGTGTCCCAACAGCAAGGTGCCTCAACATATATTGCATGTCTAGCACAACAGACAGAGCATGGCCAGCTTGTCCTCACTGCATCAAAAGAACATATTGTTATCCAGACAATATATTCCCTCCTGGAAGGGAGGGAACACAGAGCTGACCTTAACCTACACTAAGGTAAATCTtccagggaaaagcagagagcaACAAAAGTGAAATGGATAAGCTCTCCTGGTGGGACATGGTAGAGAAGATAGATGCACTGGGCAAAGGACCAGGGAGCTGACACCACAGGGTTGGCTAACTGCTCTAATGGATTGCCACGTACCTGAAACTGGATAGATCTCCTTCAGGGGGTAGATCACCTGATTAACAGAGCAAAATAAGCTATGTCAGAGGGAGCTGGGCACGGTCCATCATGGACACAATGGTGATGGCATGAACTCAGGCAtgagggaaggagcagccacCAGCATCCTCCTTCTTGCAGGGCTTTCTGCAGCACACAGGTTCATAgggcaaggccacagctgggagcagaacTGGGGCCACAGTAGAGGCAGCCCCTGGGCCCACCTGTTCGCGCAGGCTTCCGTCAGTGAAGAAGGGCCGCTGCGGCAGGAACACAACTCCCCGTGGGCCAAAGCAGGTCAGCATCTTGATGCTCCCTGCAGAGAGACACACTCAGCCAaacctgcagcaccagccaccAACTCCCCACTGCCCCCTGTGCTGTCCTGCCCCCTGAAGTACCCAACAAATCCCAGAGAAGGTATATTTGCAACAAAGCAATGAGAGCCAGAGCAGAGAATGCGATAGAGATGGGTGGCTCCAATGCATCAGTGACACATTCACCAACGCAATGTGGCACTGGCCTCACAACCCCACACTGCCACCTTCCAAACtgagggcagccctggctgagaAAGAGAAGGCCActcaaaaagaagagaaaagacagCAGCCGTCCTTACCCCGTGTGCTCTCCCAGAGTCCCCCAAGGACCCTCAGGAGAGATGTCTTTCCTGTGCCAGTGTTCCCCACAATCATCATACTGTTTCCTTGTGAGATCCTGAGGCTCAAGTCCTTGATAAGCAGCTTGCCAGAGGATGGCACCGAAAGTGTCACTTGCTCCAGAAGGAACGCTGTGTCCCTTGGCACCGGGTCCTCCCCAGAATTGCTGCTGGGCCACCACCAAGACAAAGGAGGAGAGATCTTGGGTAAGCGATCACAGTGAGACTAGCAAAGATCAGGCGTTGTGACAGCAGCCCTGTCCCACACACCTCGGGAATGACAAATCACAgtgagccctgcctgctccaacCAGCTGCATGCAACAGGCCGTGACATGATGGGCCACCTCCATCCCATGCCACCCCACATTCTGGCACATAAGCTGCAAGCCAACCAGTTGCTGAGAGGAGACTCACCCATCCAAATCCCAGCTTGCTTTGGCTTCTGAGTagttatcatttttttttctgccaaggCTCAGCAAGGTCTCTTGCAGTTCACCAATCCTGGGCAAACAAGAAGTTGCACGAATGCCAGGGACAACTCCAGCAGCCTCCTCACAATACCCAAACTTGCCCGTGCTTGGTCACAAGCAactgtttcttatttatttagGACAGACCTGGGCAGAGTCTTGTCCCGGAGCTCCCTTTCCTGCAGAGACTTGCCTGCAAAGAAGCTTACCTGTGTGTGTAGCCAGCTACGTCGGTCACAGTGCTGGAGAGATCTATGAGCTGGCTGAAGCAGCTGATGAGGTAGATGGAAACAAAGGCATTCTGGGGAGAAATCACACGCCAGAGCAAGAGTCAGCACCGAGCTGGGGCACTGCCCCTTCCTCCATAGCTGCAAGGAGGCAGCCAAGGAGTCCAGACCTTTGGCCGTGTCAGCAGTTCCAGCAAGATGAAGGAGGGGTGGAGAAGTCacccagggtgctgggagcaaAGGAGAAGATGACCACATGCGGATGCAGCAGGGCTTCCCTGCTCAGTACAGCAGTTTTTGCCAGGTGGACACACATCTTCTGCCACCCGGGGATGGGGTTTGCAGAGTGCCTGCTGgcctgcccagggctcagcagaCTCACCCCACCTAAGTCACACAGATACATGCcaccggccctgccccagcactgtACATGGTTCAGAGCAGGGTGTCTCAGCCCGCAGTGCCCACTTAGCTATTTTTAACTCTTCCTTCTCCATCACAAGATGGTTTTGGGTATCTGGGAACGAGTCAGGTTAGGAAGGCGAATGCAAGCCAGCTCAACCTCACAGGTGGCCAGGCTCACCAcgggcagcagcccagggcacaaCCCAGAGCCACAGCACTGCATGGACCCAATCCCCACCAAACTGCTGAAAGCCAGAGGCTTTCTGAGGTCccgttgtttttttttttaagacacagAGCTCTGAGCTGGGAAACACTTAGGTAGATGTGTCCTTGACAGTTCTCACCCCAGGTTAATCATACACCAGCTGGCTCCAAGCTCCCATTTCTATGCCACCACAGGCAGGAACAGTCTAACCTCAAGGTCAGTTGCTGCAGGTTATCAAGCCCCAatgccaccagccccacacgAAACCTCCATCCTCAGCACCTGCTCACCCTCCACAACGGGGTCTGGGAAATCACCCTTAGCTCACCTTGCTGACGAGGGCGCTGAGCTCTGTTGGACTCAGGTCACCGTAAACCCCGGAAAAGATGGGAATGGCAATGACCACATAGCTCAGGATGCTGCCCAAGTAGTCAAAGGTGTTGATCCCAACTGGGCAGAAGCATATTGAAAGAAGACAGTGAGTTTGGGTGGGAATGTCTGTCCCAGCCAGGCTGACATACAGCCCATGAGCCTGGTCAGAGAAAGACCCACAGTCCTGCCTCAGCACTTCATGATACACCAGAGCAGTCTGCCAAGCAAAGAGGACTTTAAGACAGGCCCCTGAGCAGAGAAACATCATCCAGACACACAGCTCAGTAACTACCACGGGGCAAAAGCCACTTTGCATGCTTGTTTCTATTCTTTAGCGGCCTGGCTGACTCACAAGAAATGGGAGGGAGGACAAAAAGGAAGCTCTGGGGCAAGATGGTTGGCTCTGAAGTCTGTCTTGGAGCACAGGACAGGCAGAAAGACTTAAGACCCCAGACTCCCACAGACACACTTGCATTCAGGGCTCCCCTTACGTTGCTCTGAAGCTCACTATGGTGTTGAGATGAGGAAGAGCTGTCTTGATACTGATCATTTAACGCCCATACCTGGACCCAGTGACAATGGGAGAAGGAAGATTTTCAGGGGACGACTACGCTCAAGGGACAATCTCCATAGGAAAGAAGTTTCCACAGCTCCCAACCACCTATACAAAGTCTTCTGCCTCCCCAAAGCTCAAgcccttccctctcttcctggCCATTGAACACTTGCCCCACAAAAGGCACAGATTCCTACAGAATCCCCTTTTGGGGGCTTGCATTCTCCAGTTTAGCTGGGTCCTCCACAACTTTGCTTTTTATGAGGCTTTTTCACAGGAGGCACCCTCAGGGTGAACCCTTTCATGCACCAGCAAGACGCAGCAGAGGAAACCCCAGCATCGCTGCTCTAGCAATAGGGTTCCCCAGTCTGTGGGTCACAGCAACAGAGCTACCATACACCCCACTTCACCCCCCAAACTCCACACTCACTGTATAGCCACAGCTCCTTGCCTATCAGCTCCCTCTGCATCCGCAGCAAGCTCTGCAGCCTCCAGTTCGTGCGCATGTGCTCCACTCGCCCGGCCCTGTAAAATAAGATTGCAATATGCTGCAAACATCCCGGGAGCATGGCAATGAGGTCAAAGCATGGGCTTTACAACTGAGATTTGGAAAGGGTCTGGCACCTTAGCCTCCAAGCAACAAGCTCTTTGTTGAGCAGGAACTGAACAGCCAAGAACTCCCGCCTGAAGAGCTTCACCAAGAAACTCTGGCTGAAACAAACAGCCCTGCAAATCTCTCCCAGAGCCCGTGGATGCTGCTGTTGCACACAGGAGGAGGCGAGGCAGTCAGACACCGCCAACGAGGCCCCAGCCTGGAGCAATGCACACCCAAAGTCAAACACACTTTGCAACCAGAGCCTGCACCGCTGGACAGCTGGAGccagaaagaaggcagaagcaAGTCCAGGAGGTGACAGCAAGCCA
This genomic stretch from Falco naumanni isolate bFalNau1 chromosome 7, bFalNau1.pat, whole genome shotgun sequence harbors:
- the ABCD4 gene encoding lysosomal cobalamin transporter ABCD4 isoform X5 gives rise to the protein MASKLIISPFTLAYYTYQCFHSTGWLGPVSIFGYFIIGTIVNKVLMSPVVSKLVQQEKLEGDFRFKHMQIRVNAEPAAFYRAGRVEHMRTNWRLQSLLRMQRELIGKELWLYIGINTFDYLGSILSYVVIAIPIFSGVYGDLSPTELSALVSKNAFVSIYLISCFSQLIDLSSTVTDVAGYTHRIGELQETLLSLGRKKNDNYSEAKASWDLDGSNSGEDPVPRDTAFLLEQVTLSVPSSGKLLIKDLSLRISQGNSMMIVGNTGTGKTSLLRVLGGLWESTRGSIKMLTCFGPRGVVFLPQRPFFTDGSLREQVIYPLKEIYPVSGSADDERIVRFLELAGLTDLLARAGGLDEQVDWNWYDILSPGEMQRLSFARLFYLQPKYAVLDEATSALTEEVEHELYHVCLQLGMTLISVGHRPSLEKFHTWILKLHGEGRWELTQCEKMKRLPAGDRC
- the ABCD4 gene encoding lysosomal cobalamin transporter ABCD4 isoform X4, with the protein product MMYLNWRKSLTEYLHSCYFQGQVYYSLHVLREDIDNPDQRISQDVERFCRQLSSMASKLIISPFTLAYYTYQCFHSTGWLGPVSIFGYFIIGTIVNKVLMSPVVSKLVQQEKLEGDFRFKHMQIRVNAEPAAFYRAGRVEHMRTNWRLQSLLRMQRELIGKELWLYIGINTFDYLGSILSYVVIAIPIFSGVYGDLSPTELSALVSKNAFVSIYLISCFSQLIDLSSTVTDVAGYTHRIGELQETLLSLGRKKNDNYSEAKASWDLDGSNSGEDPVPRDTAFLLEQVTLSVPSSGKLLIKDLSLRISQGNSMMIVGNTGTGKTSLLRVLGGLWESTRGSIKMLTCFGPRGVVFLPQRPFFTDGSLREQVIYPLKEIYPVSGSADDERIVRFLELAGLTDLLARAGGLDEQVDWNWYDILSPGEMQRLSFARLFYLQPKYAVLDEATSALTEEVEHELYHVCLQLGMTLISVGHRPSLEKFHTWILKLHGEGRWELTQCEKMKRLPAGDRC
- the ABCD4 gene encoding lysosomal cobalamin transporter ABCD4 isoform X3, encoding MQAEERPGPRLDGLLVRRFVALQAVLFPGWPSPSALMFLTLLGVALLEQLVIYRVGVIPSQYYEVLGNKDFSGFKWLTALALALIVVNSTLKSFDQFICNMMYLNWRKSLTEYLHSCYFQGQVYYSLHVLREDIDNPDQRISQDVERFCRQLSSMASKLIISPFTLAYYTYQCFHSTGWLGPVSIFGYFIIGTIVNKVLMSPVVSKLVQQEKLEGDFRFKHMQIRVNAEPAAFYRAGRVEHMRTNWRLQSLLRMQRELIGKELWLYIGINTFDYLGSILSYVVIAIPIFSGVYGDLSPTELSALVSKNAFVSIYLISCFSQLIDLSSTVTDVAGYTHRIGELQETLLSLGRKKNDNYSEAKASWDLDGSNSGEDPVPRDTAFLLEQVTLSVPSSGKLLIKDLSLRISQGNSMMIVGNTGTGKTSLLRVLGGLWESTRGSIKMLTCFGPRGVVFLPQRPFFTDGSLREQVIYPLKEIYPVSGSADDERIVRFLELAGLTDLLARAGGLDEQVDWNWYDILSPGEMQRLSFARLFYLQPKYAVLDEATSALTEEVEHELYHVCLQLGMTLISVGHRPSLEKFHTWILKLHGEGRWELTQCEKMKRLPAGDRC
- the ABCD4 gene encoding lysosomal cobalamin transporter ABCD4 isoform X2, producing the protein MAGGSGGMRGAGAGGRPGPRLDGLLVRRFVALQAVLFPGWPSPSALMFLTLLGVALLEQLVIYRVGVIPSQYYEVLGNKDFSGFKWLTALALALIVVNSTLKSFDQFICNMMYLNWRKSLTEYLHSCYFQGQVYYSLHVLREDIDNPDQRISQDVERFCRQLSSMASKLIISPFTLAYYTYQCFHSTGWLGPVSIFGYFIIGTIVNKVLMSPVVSKLVQQEKLEGDFRFKHMQIRVNAEPAAFYRAGRVEHMRTNWRLQSLLRMQRELIGKELWLYIGINTFDYLGSILSYVVIAIPIFSGVYGDLSPTELSALVSKNAFVSIYLISCFSQLIDLSSTVTDVAGYTHRIGELQETLLSLGRKKNDNYSEAKASWDLDGNSGEDPVPRDTAFLLEQVTLSVPSSGKLLIKDLSLRISQGNSMMIVGNTGTGKTSLLRVLGGLWESTRGSIKMLTCFGPRGVVFLPQRPFFTDGSLREQVIYPLKEIYPVSGSADDERIVRFLELAGLTDLLARAGGLDEQVDWNWYDILSPGEMQRLSFARLFYLQPKYAVLDEATSALTEEVEHELYHVCLQLGMTLISVGHRPSLEKFHTWILKLHGEGRWELTQCEKMKRLPAGDRC